Part of the Ignavibacterium album JCM 16511 genome, TCAATTAATTACTATGTACTTGGAATTGCTGTAATGGCTTTGCTGATTATGATTTTCTGGCCCAAAGTAACACATAGGATTCCCGGCTCATTGATTGCTATCATTATCACAACTATTATAGTTCAGATTTTTCATCTGCCGGTTGATACTATCGGAAGCAGATTTGGTGAAATACCTTCAAATCTTCCTTCTCCAAGTTTATTGGAATTTCATTTATCTGATATTAAAAATCTTATCGCTCCTGCTACAACTATTGCCATCCTGGCTGCAATTGAATCGCTGCTATCTGCTGTAGTTGCAGACGGAATGATTGGAGGAAAGCATCGCAGTAATATGGAACTTATTGCTCAGGGAGTTGCGAACATAGCTTCGCCATTATTTGGTGGAATACCTGCAACAGGTGCAATTGCAAGAACTGCTACTAACATAAAAAACGGCGGTCGAACTCCCGTAGCAGGAATTATTCATTCAATAACTCTTTTGCTTATAATGCTTTTCTTTGGAAGCTATGCGAAGTTAATCCCGATGGCTACATTGGCTGCTATACTTGTAATCGTTTCGTATAATATGAGTGAATGGCATGCGTTTAAGTCTTTATTAAAAAGTCCAAGAAGTGATGTAATTGTTTTACTAACAACTTTCTTTCTTACAGTAATTTTTGATTTAACAATTGCTATTGAAATCGGAATGATATTAGCCGTTCTGTTATTTATGAAACGAATGGCTGAGGTTTCAAATATCAGCATCATTACTAATGAATTAGAGGATGAAGATGAAAAGTCTGATCCTAACTCAATCGAAAAAAGAATTGTTCCTAAAGGTGTTGAGGTCTTTGAAATTAATGGTCCATTCTTCTTTGGAGCTGCAACTAAATTCAAAGAGCAGTTAAAAATTGTCGAAAATCCTCCCAAAATTCTGATAATCAGAATGCGTAATGTTCCTGCTATTGACGCAACAGGATTACAATTGCTCAGAGAATTATATAATGATTCTAAAAAGAATGGAACTCACATCATACTTTCCGGCGTTCATACACAGCCACTTTATGCCATGACTCAGGCAGGAATTTTTGATTTGTATGGCGAAGAAAATATTCACGGAAATATTGACGATGCTTTAGACCGTGCAAGAGAAATACTTGGTCTCCCTAAACTTGGAAGACCTAAAGATTTCATTCCGACTGTTAGAAGAGAAATGAATAACAAAAATTAGATTTTACTTCTCATATTCTGCTATTGCCAACTTTTCTAATTTACCTTTCATTTCTTTCGGAAGTATAACAGTTTCGTAGTATTTACCATCCTTACCTTTTTCGTCAGGTGATGCAATAAATTTACCTTTGTTTCCATCGACAATTCTGAAACCTTTAATGATAATTCCGTCATCAGTTTCCATATCAAAGAAAGCTAAGGTTTTTCCACCGCTCACTTTGTTCATTCTTATTATTTTCATAGCAACCTCAATGATTGTTTGTAAAGTTCATTTCAAAATTAAATTATGATTAAAAATCATTCGTATCATATTATGATACTTTTTATTCATCCTAATAATTTGCAAGCGTTCCTTTCGCAAGATTAATGACAGTTTCTTTTAATTCATTTGGTTCAAGAACTTTTACGCCTTCACCACGACTGACAATCCAACCTGCTATTTCATTAAGTGAATTTACTGTGCACTCAAAAATTACAGATCCATCTTCCTGCTTGGTAATTTTTTGATTAGCAACAAGCATTCTTGGTTTAACTCTTTCTGCCCAGACTTTCGATAACCATAATTTCACTTCATATTTATCCTGACCAAGCCAGCTTTTCCAGGAATACTTAAATAAATCAGCCACATCATAATTTGTCTTCTGAAATTTTCTGCCTGTGTTTCTTACTCTTGTGATTTTATCAATTAAATATTGTTTGATTTTTCCTTCATTGCCAGCCAGTAGTCGCCAGCTTCCATCGCTTTGAAAAATAAGCAGCGGTTCAACTTCTTTTCGCTGTTCAACCATAGTTCCTATTTTATTGTAATCAAGTATGGCAATCTCTTCTTTATCAATACAAAGCTGAAGTGAGACTATAAGACTCAAAGCATTTGCTCCAAGTTTTTCAACAAGCAGAGGAGTAGATTTATCGAGTGCGTAATCATTGTGATTTAATGTTGTGTAATCAAGAATTATATCGACAAGCTTTTGCCTGGGAAATTCTGTATGAATACAAACACCATCTTTTTTTGATGAATGGATATCGATACCATAAGACCTGAGATCGCTTAAATCTCTCTTTATGGTTAATTCCTCGACTCCGAAAAATGCAGCTAAATCGAATGTACGGATAGGTCGTTGTGCGTGTTCTGCAAGACAGATTCCGAGAATTTCAATCTGTCGCTTGAATTTGGTTTGAAAATCGAACATTGATACACCCCACTAAAAAATCTTTTGCAAAATAATATTTGTTAATGATTCATCAAATTAGTATCACACAATGATACGCTTCGAATGTAGTTTTTGAATTAAGTTTCGGGCAACAATTAATGGAGGTTTACAATGCAAGTTCAGGTTCTATCTTTCAACAAACACAAAAGGTTGTCAATCGTTCAGTTTACAGGTTTTGAACAGAATACTTTTCAGTACATTTCCGGTCCCGCAGCAATTGCCAAAGAATTCATAGAAGTTCGCGAGGTTAGCATTACAGGCAGCGTTAATAATCTCGAGTTGGTTAATCTTTCTGACAAATATGTTTTCTTTATGGATGGAGATATTCTTGTTGGTGCAAAGCAAAACCGGGTTCTGAATACAAGTGTTTTTGTAGCACCGAATTCCAAAATAAATCTTCCGGTCAGTTGTGTTGAGCAAGGTAGATGGCGATCAATTTCAGATAAGTTCAGGTCATCGGATTATATTTCGCCAGATACTATCAGAGCAAAAAAGTTAAAAGCGGTGACTAATAATCTTAAAAAAGGTCGAGGTCATTTTGCTGATCAGGGTGAGGTTTGGGACACAGTTAACGAATTTTCTTTGGGATTAAATGCCTTTTCAGAAAGCAGCGATTTAGATGATATAATGAATAAAAGACGCGAATCGCTCGATAGTTTTATTGATAAGTTCCCTTTGAATGATAAAGCAAACGGGCTGGCAATCTTTACTGATAACTCACCGCTAAGTATAGATTTATTTAATCGTACTGATATTTATCAGGAATATTTTCCGAAGCGATTACGAAGCGCTGCAACAGAAGTATTTAATCTGAGAGAAAAAGAGAACACCATAACAGAAGTTGAAGCAAAGTTCAAGACACTTAACCTGTTTGATGAACTTGAAAAACAAAAATTCACACTTCACGATGGAGTTGGAATCGGTAAAGAAAAACGATATGATAACAACAATTTTGTGGCAATGGAACTGTCATATAATAATCATCTTATTCATTTTACACTACTTAATCTCGAGCCGGTTAAAAACTAACTTTTAAATAATAATTTTAATTAAAAACCTCGCAGTTCTGGGGGACTGCGAGGAAGATTTAATGTTTCCTTTCCTCGATAATCGTAGATAATTCCAGTTAATTTTTCTTAATGTTTAAATTCATTTTGAACCTTCTCTAAATCTCTCCCTTTGAAAGGTAGAGACTTTGATAATCAAAATAGAAACAAACAAGCCCTTCACTTTTTAAGGGAAATTTTAAGGATGGGTTTGATTGAACAAATTAAAAGTATTTTAATAATGAATTCTCTCTAAATCTCTCTCTTAAAAAGAGAGAGACTTTAGTAAAAATACAAAATAAAGTCCTCATTGTTTTGACAGCACTTTGAAAGTTTAGTTATGGATATTAATAAGTCCTTCTCATACTAAGAGAAGGATTAGGAAGAGTTCAACTCTAATAATTACCAATTAGCTAATTTATCAATCTCTTTCATTATCCTATCAGTCTCAACCAACGCAACAATAATTTTCTGATAATGTTCAATATCGCTGTTAGTAAGTATGCGACCGTTGAGGTCTTTTAAAAATTTTTGTGCAGTTTGTCTTACTCCTGTTTGATATTATTAAAATCTCTTTAATCCTACCTTCATCGGCTTTAAATCGGCTTTGTATCGGATTTATATCGGAAGTATGTCTAATCGGAAAAATTATTTTTTAGATGCAATGGCAAAATGCTATTTATTTAGAGTAATAATAATTGTAAGCATTTTCTTGTTGTGATTCCTCTGTGGTTCTCCGTGTAATATTTTTCTCGCAGAAAAAGACAGAGAGTATAACTTCAGTTCAAAAGTTTTTTTATATAATTTTCAAAGAACAATTTTCAGGAGTTTTTATGTTGAAACATTCGCTCATTCTTTTAGTTGTCTTTTCATTCTTCGCTTTTCCTCAGGTAAAGGATAAAGCCGTATTTACCGAATCAAAACCCGGCTTCTATCAGGAAATGATGAAAGAGATTGATGCTTTCAATCAGAAAGAAAAGCAAAAAAGAAAATCATTAAAACTTGATTTCAGTTCTTATAAAAATCTTCCTAGATCACATGATGAATTTAAATACTATTGGTTCAACGAACCCATTTCTCAAGGTCAAACCGGAACCTGCTGGTCTTTTTCAACTACTTCTTTTTATGAATCGGAAGTTTATCGCCTGCATAATAAAAAAGTAAAGCTTTCCGAAATGTTTACAGCGTATTGGGAATATGTTGAGAAAGCAAAAAGATTCATTCGTGAACGCGGCGATTCATTTTTCGGTGAAGGAAGTGAGGCAAATGCTGTAACAAGAATTTATAAAACTTATGGTGCTGTTCCTGAAGAATCTTACTCAGGTTTACTTCCGGGACAAAAATATCACGACCATCGTGCAATGTTTAATGAAATGGATAACTTTCTGAAAAGTTGCAAGCAAAATAATATATGGAATGAAGAAGAAGTTGTTGAAAATATTAAAGCAATTCTAAATCATTATATGGGTGAACCACCAGTATCGTTTACCTACGAAGGAAAGACATATAATCCGAAATCTTTTCTTAAAGATTATCTGAAACTTAATATGGATGATTATGTTGACATTCTGTCTTATATGCAGCAACCATACTGGCAGCAAGTTGAATATGAAGTTCCTGATAACTGGTGGCACAATAAAGATTATTATAATGTTCCTCTCAATGAATTTATGACAGCAATCAAATCAGCAATTAAAAATGGATATACACTTGCAATCGGTGGCGATGTCTCTGAACCCGGATATGATTCGTGGACAAAATGTGCAGTAGTTCCGACTTTCGATATTCCATCCGAATACATTGACGAGAATGCAAGACAATTCCGTTTTTCAAATGAAACAACAACCGATGATCACGGAATTCATCTTGTGGGTTTCAAAGAGCAGGATGGCAAGATGTGGTTTCTGATTAAAGATTCTGGTGCAGGTGCAAGAAATGTTGATCCGAAAGGATTTTATTTCTATCACGAGGATTATGTTAAACTAAAAATAATGGATTTTCTTGTTCACAAAGATGCTGTAAAAGATTTACTTGATAAGTTCAACCACTAATTACACGAATTTTCACTGATTAAGATGATATGTGTTAATTAGTCAAATTGGTAACAAAATTATTTTCTTTGAGAAGCTGATATGCTTTCTGTGCTGCCGAAGCGGAGTCAAAATATAATCTGAAATTGCCTCCGCTTCCCTCTCTTATTTTCAATAGCTCAATGTCTTTAATGTTAAGATTGTTTTCAGCCAAAAGAGAAGTAAGTCTGTTGAGCGTTCCGGCTTTATCCTCCAGGAACACGGTTATATCGAAGAGAGGTTGAATAAATCCCTTATTGTTAAATGGAATTTCATTCCGGTTTTTGTTTGCAAGTTCGAACTGTTCTTTCAAATAATCAAAATTATCGTTCGATAAATTTTCTGAAATTGATTTTATTTGCTCAATAATATTTTCAAGAGAATTTATGATGTTATCCTTATTTGCTTTTATAATTTCTTCCCACAATCTGAAATCACTTGAAGCAATTCTTGTCATATCACGGAAACCACTTCCTGCAAAATTTATAAAGTTAAAATTATTCTCAACTTTTGCTACTTCGTTTACCAAAGCAACTGAAATTAATTGAGGTAAGTGAGAGACTTCGGCTGTAATTTTATCGTGTAGAAAAGCGTCAATAAAAGTAAAACGGAGTCCGGTACACTTTAAAAAGTTTAATACATAATCAGTTATCTCATTATTATAATTATCGCATACAAAACAGACAGCATTTTCAAATAAAAGACTATCTGAAAATTCAAATCCGCTTTTTTCTTTACCAGCCATTGGATGTAGTCCGATGTACTTTCCTTTACTTTTTAATTTTTCAGATGCTTCGGTGAAAACAGATTTAACACTGCAAACATCAACAATAATCTGATGCACACTCAATTTTGGATATAATTCTTCAAACAAGGAAAGCGATTTAAAAACAGGTAATGAAAGAATAATTAAATCATTATCAAGTAATTCTAAGTGATCATCAACTGATTTATCAATTACTTTTTCTTTCTTTGCTTTTTCAAGAACCGATGGAAAGTCAAAAGCAGAAATTTTTAATTCAGGATATTCGAGGCGCAATGATTTTGCAATTGAACCACCGATTAAACCAAGTCCTGCGATACCAACAGAGGAAATTTTCACTGTGATATTTCCTTCATCAGAATTCTGAATTGATCAAAATACAGTGATTGCATTCCATCGCTCAAAGCTTTTTCCGGTTCAGGATGAATCTCAATCATTATTCCATCCGCGCCAACAGCTTTGGCGGCTTTTGCAAGAGGAAGCACTTTGTTCCTTTCGCCGACAGCGTGCGAAGGATCGACAATTACAGGGAGATGAGTTAATTCTTTTAATACAGGAATTGCGCTAAGATCTAGAGTATTTCGCGTTGCAGTTTCAAATGTTCTGATTCCTCTTTCGCAGAGGATTACCTGTCTGTTACCTTTTGCAAGAATATACTCTGCGGCATTAAGCAGCTCATCAATGCTAGCCATCATACCTCGCTTAAGTAAAACAGGACGAAATGATTTTCCCACTTCTGCAAGCAAAGGAAAATTTTGCATATTTCTTGCTCCAATTTGAAGTATATCAGATTTTTCTGCAACTTTTTCAACCTGTTCAGTGGAAAGTACTTCTGTAATG contains:
- a CDS encoding SulP family inorganic anion transporter, producing the protein MSSFKPKLFTTLKGYTKQQFISDATAGVIVGIVALPLAIAFGIASGVTPEKGIITAIIAGFIISFLGGSRVQIGGPTGAFIIIVYGIIQQYGTTGLAIATIMAGFILIFMGLAKFGSLIKFIPYPVVVGFTSGIALLIFSTQIKEFFGLRISKVPSEFYEKWIVYFQNFASINYYVLGIAVMALLIMIFWPKVTHRIPGSLIAIIITTIIVQIFHLPVDTIGSRFGEIPSNLPSPSLLEFHLSDIKNLIAPATTIAILAAIESLLSAVVADGMIGGKHRSNMELIAQGVANIASPLFGGIPATGAIARTATNIKNGGRTPVAGIIHSITLLLIMLFFGSYAKLIPMATLAAILVIVSYNMSEWHAFKSLLKSPRSDVIVLLTTFFLTVIFDLTIAIEIGMILAVLLFMKRMAEVSNISIITNELEDEDEKSDPNSIEKRIVPKGVEVFEINGPFFFGAATKFKEQLKIVENPPKILIIRMRNVPAIDATGLQLLRELYNDSKKNGTHIILSGVHTQPLYAMTQAGIFDLYGEENIHGNIDDALDRAREILGLPKLGRPKDFIPTVRREMNNKN
- a CDS encoding septation protein SpoVG family protein, producing the protein MKIIRMNKVSGGKTLAFFDMETDDGIIIKGFRIVDGNKGKFIASPDEKGKDGKYYETVILPKEMKGKLEKLAIAEYEK
- a CDS encoding helix-turn-helix transcriptional regulator, giving the protein MFDFQTKFKRQIEILGICLAEHAQRPIRTFDLAAFFGVEELTIKRDLSDLRSYGIDIHSSKKDGVCIHTEFPRQKLVDIILDYTTLNHNDYALDKSTPLLVEKLGANALSLIVSLQLCIDKEEIAILDYNKIGTMVEQRKEVEPLLIFQSDGSWRLLAGNEGKIKQYLIDKITRVRNTGRKFQKTNYDVADLFKYSWKSWLGQDKYEVKLWLSKVWAERVKPRMLVANQKITKQEDGSVIFECTVNSLNEIAGWIVSRGEGVKVLEPNELKETVINLAKGTLANY
- a CDS encoding ARPP-1 family domain-containing protein — translated: MQVQVLSFNKHKRLSIVQFTGFEQNTFQYISGPAAIAKEFIEVREVSITGSVNNLELVNLSDKYVFFMDGDILVGAKQNRVLNTSVFVAPNSKINLPVSCVEQGRWRSISDKFRSSDYISPDTIRAKKLKAVTNNLKKGRGHFADQGEVWDTVNEFSLGLNAFSESSDLDDIMNKRRESLDSFIDKFPLNDKANGLAIFTDNSPLSIDLFNRTDIYQEYFPKRLRSAATEVFNLREKENTITEVEAKFKTLNLFDELEKQKFTLHDGVGIGKEKRYDNNNFVAMELSYNNHLIHFTLLNLEPVKN
- a CDS encoding C1 family peptidase; the protein is MLKHSLILLVVFSFFAFPQVKDKAVFTESKPGFYQEMMKEIDAFNQKEKQKRKSLKLDFSSYKNLPRSHDEFKYYWFNEPISQGQTGTCWSFSTTSFYESEVYRLHNKKVKLSEMFTAYWEYVEKAKRFIRERGDSFFGEGSEANAVTRIYKTYGAVPEESYSGLLPGQKYHDHRAMFNEMDNFLKSCKQNNIWNEEEVVENIKAILNHYMGEPPVSFTYEGKTYNPKSFLKDYLKLNMDDYVDILSYMQQPYWQQVEYEVPDNWWHNKDYYNVPLNEFMTAIKSAIKNGYTLAIGGDVSEPGYDSWTKCAVVPTFDIPSEYIDENARQFRFSNETTTDDHGIHLVGFKEQDGKMWFLIKDSGAGARNVDPKGFYFYHEDYVKLKIMDFLVHKDAVKDLLDKFNH
- a CDS encoding prephenate dehydrogenase/arogenate dehydrogenase family protein, whose amino-acid sequence is MKISSVGIAGLGLIGGSIAKSLRLEYPELKISAFDFPSVLEKAKKEKVIDKSVDDHLELLDNDLIILSLPVFKSLSLFEELYPKLSVHQIIVDVCSVKSVFTEASEKLKSKGKYIGLHPMAGKEKSGFEFSDSLLFENAVCFVCDNYNNEITDYVLNFLKCTGLRFTFIDAFLHDKITAEVSHLPQLISVALVNEVAKVENNFNFINFAGSGFRDMTRIASSDFRLWEEIIKANKDNIINSLENIIEQIKSISENLSNDNFDYLKEQFELANKNRNEIPFNNKGFIQPLFDITVFLEDKAGTLNRLTSLLAENNLNIKDIELLKIREGSGGNFRLYFDSASAAQKAYQLLKENNFVTNLTN